One Actinoplanes missouriensis 431 DNA segment encodes these proteins:
- a CDS encoding ABC transporter ATP-binding protein, protein MSMPSWTMLRSIQNSDQVKRHQVKPGTARRITQFARPYRRDITVFLLTVVVAAGIGVATPLLAGHVINAITGGGPQAAGTVVRLALLIAGLAVADALLSLAQRWYSARIGEGIILTLRTRVFDHVQRMPLQFFTRTQTGALVSRLNNDVVGAQRAFTSTLSGVLSNVIQLVLTAAVMFTLSWQITVLSLVLLPVFIIPARRVGSRLAEITRESYNLDAKMNATMTERFNVSGALLVKLFGRPDVEATRFGERAERVRDIGVQQAMYSRTFFVAMLLVASLAQALTYGLGGWLAVRGQVSAGTVVTLALLLTRLYGPLTALSNVRVDVMSALVSFDRVFEVLDLAPGIAEKPGATPIPAGAGRIEFRDVRFRYPSADEVSLATLEDVVALDRRENELVLDGVDFTVEPGRMVALVGPSGAGKSTTSMLLSRVYDVSDGAVLIDGVDVRDATLGSLRDTIGVVTQDSHLFHETIAENLRYASPGATEEQMWAALEGAQVADLVRALPDGLDTVVGERGYRFSGGEKQRIAIARILLKQPSIVVLDEATAHLDSESEAAVQRALAAALRGRTAVVIAHRLSTIRDADEILVLDHGRIVERGRHTELMTAGGLYSELYRTQFAATSPAYPEEDVEVLTVPARVPEL, encoded by the coding sequence ATGTCAATGCCCAGCTGGACCATGCTGCGCTCGATCCAGAATTCCGACCAGGTGAAACGACACCAGGTCAAACCCGGCACGGCACGCCGGATCACACAGTTCGCCCGCCCCTATCGGCGCGACATCACGGTCTTCCTGCTGACCGTCGTGGTCGCGGCCGGCATCGGGGTGGCCACGCCGCTGCTCGCCGGCCACGTGATCAATGCGATCACCGGTGGCGGGCCCCAGGCGGCCGGCACCGTGGTGCGGCTCGCCCTGCTGATCGCCGGCCTCGCCGTCGCCGACGCGCTGCTGTCGCTGGCGCAGAGGTGGTACTCGGCTCGCATCGGCGAGGGGATCATCCTCACGCTGCGGACCCGGGTCTTCGACCACGTGCAGCGGATGCCGTTGCAGTTCTTCACCCGTACCCAGACCGGTGCTCTGGTCAGCCGTCTGAACAACGACGTGGTCGGCGCGCAGCGGGCGTTCACCTCGACCCTGTCCGGGGTGCTCAGCAACGTCATCCAGCTGGTCCTGACCGCCGCCGTGATGTTCACGCTGTCCTGGCAGATCACCGTGCTGTCGCTGGTGCTGCTGCCGGTCTTCATCATCCCGGCGCGCCGGGTCGGCAGCCGGCTCGCCGAGATCACCCGGGAGTCCTACAACCTCGACGCCAAGATGAACGCGACGATGACCGAGCGGTTCAACGTCTCCGGGGCGCTGCTCGTCAAGCTGTTCGGCCGTCCCGATGTCGAGGCGACCCGGTTCGGTGAGCGTGCCGAGCGGGTCCGCGACATCGGTGTGCAGCAGGCCATGTACTCACGGACGTTCTTCGTGGCGATGCTGCTGGTGGCGTCCCTCGCGCAGGCCCTGACGTACGGGCTGGGCGGCTGGCTCGCGGTGCGCGGCCAGGTGTCGGCCGGCACCGTCGTGACCCTCGCGCTGCTGCTCACCCGGCTGTACGGTCCGCTCACCGCCCTCAGCAACGTCCGTGTCGACGTGATGAGCGCGCTTGTCTCCTTCGACCGGGTCTTCGAGGTGCTCGACCTCGCGCCCGGCATCGCCGAGAAACCCGGCGCCACGCCGATCCCGGCCGGGGCGGGCCGGATCGAGTTCCGGGACGTGCGCTTCCGCTACCCGAGCGCCGACGAGGTCTCGCTCGCCACCCTGGAGGACGTCGTCGCGCTCGACCGCCGGGAGAACGAGCTGGTCCTCGACGGCGTCGACTTCACCGTCGAGCCGGGCCGGATGGTCGCCCTGGTCGGGCCCTCCGGCGCCGGCAAGTCGACGACGTCGATGCTGCTCTCCCGGGTCTACGACGTCAGCGACGGGGCGGTGCTGATCGACGGGGTCGACGTGCGGGACGCGACGCTCGGTTCGCTGCGTGACACCATCGGCGTGGTCACCCAGGACTCGCACCTCTTCCACGAGACGATCGCCGAGAACCTGCGGTACGCGTCACCCGGCGCCACCGAGGAGCAGATGTGGGCGGCGCTGGAGGGCGCGCAGGTGGCCGACCTGGTCCGCGCGCTCCCGGACGGCCTGGACACGGTGGTGGGCGAGCGTGGCTACCGGTTCTCCGGCGGCGAGAAACAGCGCATCGCGATCGCCCGGATCCTGCTGAAACAGCCGTCGATCGTGGTGCTCGACGAGGCCACCGCGCATCTCGACAGCGAGTCCGAGGCGGCCGTGCAGCGGGCGCTCGCCGCGGCGCTGCGCGGCCGGACCGCCGTGGTGATCGCGCACCGGCTCTCCACGATCCGGGACGCGGACGAGATCCTGGTGCTCGACCACGGGCGGATCGTGGAGCGGGGGCGGCACACCGAGCTGATGACGGCCGGCGGGTTGTACTCGGAGCTGTACCGGACCCAGTTCGCGGCCACCTCCCCGGCCTATCCGGAGGAGGATGTGGAGGTGCTGACCGTTCCCGCGCGGGTGCCCGAGCTGTGA
- the ypfJ gene encoding KPN_02809 family neutral zinc metallopeptidase: MELNERADIDTSQIEDGRGSGGGGGIGGLPIGGGGLAGIVVTLVIALVGGYFGINTMGGDGGGSSSGTPLSACTGEQKLQQLECRNALYVTSIQDYWQDALPQSFGEQYKPAVTHIFANRVSTGCGAADSGVGPFYCPADDKVYIDLSFYQVLAKQLGAPGEFAQPYVLAHEYGHHVQDVLGTEAEMRRRQERDPSSQNEESVKLELQADCYAGAWAHSAANTTDKDGDKIFTSLTDQDIQEGIQTAGQIGDDTLQKRGGGDINPEEFTHGSSAQRQQWFRVGYESGDPKQCDTFKAGAVS; the protein is encoded by the coding sequence ATGGAACTCAATGAACGCGCCGACATCGACACCAGTCAGATCGAGGACGGGCGTGGCTCGGGCGGTGGCGGCGGCATCGGCGGGTTGCCCATCGGTGGCGGCGGCCTGGCCGGCATCGTGGTCACCCTGGTGATCGCGCTGGTCGGCGGATACTTCGGGATCAACACGATGGGCGGGGACGGCGGCGGCTCGTCCTCCGGCACACCGCTGTCCGCGTGCACCGGCGAGCAGAAGCTCCAGCAGCTCGAGTGCCGCAACGCGCTCTACGTCACCTCGATCCAGGACTACTGGCAGGACGCGCTCCCGCAGTCCTTCGGCGAGCAGTACAAGCCCGCCGTGACGCACATCTTCGCGAACCGGGTGAGCACCGGCTGCGGCGCGGCGGACTCCGGTGTCGGACCGTTCTACTGTCCCGCCGACGACAAGGTCTACATCGATCTCAGCTTCTACCAGGTGCTGGCGAAGCAGCTCGGCGCGCCCGGCGAGTTCGCGCAGCCCTACGTGCTCGCCCACGAGTACGGCCACCACGTGCAGGACGTGCTCGGCACCGAGGCGGAGATGCGCCGCCGGCAGGAGCGCGACCCGTCCTCGCAGAACGAGGAGTCGGTGAAGCTGGAGCTCCAGGCCGACTGCTACGCCGGCGCGTGGGCGCACTCCGCCGCGAACACCACCGACAAGGACGGCGACAAGATCTTCACGAGCCTGACCGACCAGGACATCCAGGAAGGCATCCAGACAGCCGGGCAGATCGGTGACGACACGCTGCAGAAGCGGGGCGGCGGCGACATCAACCCGGAGGAGTTCACCCACGGCTCGTCCGCGCAGCGTCAGCAGTGGTTCCGGGTCGGATACGAGTCCGGCGACCCGAAGCAGTGCGACACGTTCAAGGCCGGCGCGGTGAGCTAG
- a CDS encoding acVLRF1 family peptidyl-tRNA hydrolase: MGERAAAGGGKWVDVAPERLPRWLENFSTRHGPYREEGLTLIAADGASATLSAPPGAGPVVTVTDLVLQAQTPRRLGLLLARKGAVAVGIADGPELITSKVDTHYVQGRTAAGGWSQQRFARRRDNQAKAAAADGAGIVERLLLPQVRSLAALITGGDRSAVDAILALRQLAPVAALRAGRVLDVPEPRHAVLVSAVAAARAVPVLVREP; this comes from the coding sequence ATGGGTGAACGAGCGGCCGCGGGCGGCGGGAAATGGGTCGATGTCGCTCCGGAACGGCTGCCGCGGTGGCTGGAGAATTTCTCCACGCGCCATGGCCCGTACCGGGAAGAGGGTTTGACCCTGATCGCCGCGGACGGCGCGTCGGCGACGCTGAGCGCGCCCCCGGGCGCCGGCCCGGTCGTGACGGTGACCGATCTGGTGCTTCAAGCGCAGACGCCGCGACGGCTCGGTCTGCTGCTCGCGCGGAAAGGTGCGGTCGCCGTCGGCATCGCTGACGGTCCGGAACTGATCACGTCCAAGGTGGACACGCATTACGTGCAGGGGCGGACCGCGGCGGGTGGCTGGTCCCAGCAGCGCTTCGCGCGCCGCCGTGACAATCAGGCGAAAGCGGCTGCTGCGGACGGCGCCGGCATCGTCGAGCGTCTTCTTCTTCCCCAGGTACGGTCATTGGCCGCTCTCATTACCGGAGGGGATCGTTCCGCCGTCGACGCCATTCTGGCATTGCGACAGCTGGCTCCGGTCGCCGCATTGCGCGCCGGACGGGTCCTGGATGTGCCGGAGCCGCGGCATGCGGTACTGGTGTCCGCCGTAGCCGCGGCTCGCGCCGTGCCCGTTCTCGTCAGGGAGCCCTAG
- a CDS encoding enoyl-CoA hydratase/isomerase family protein: protein MTTGNAAPVTDEVGVRYEQDGPVATVTLCRPAVLNAQTPAMWTELGNISRKLPGDVRVVIVRAEGRAFSAGLDLSVARGDGDSSLGRLAQLSAAECADRIAGFQTAFTWLRSPSIVTIAAVQGHAIGAGFQLALNCDMRVIGDDARFSMAEVALGLVPDLGGTKRLTELVGPSRALEICVTGRRITADEADRIGLATAVVPRAELDAAVSDLAAAVLAGDRGAVAEIKALLAGAPQRSYAEQDRAEREAQTRRLADLLGSGE, encoded by the coding sequence GTGACAACCGGCAACGCCGCGCCGGTGACCGACGAGGTAGGCGTTCGCTACGAACAGGATGGGCCGGTTGCGACGGTGACGTTGTGCCGGCCCGCCGTTCTCAATGCCCAGACCCCGGCCATGTGGACGGAACTCGGCAACATTTCACGGAAATTACCGGGCGACGTACGCGTCGTCATTGTGCGAGCCGAGGGCCGCGCCTTTTCGGCGGGCCTGGATCTGTCGGTGGCACGCGGTGACGGCGATTCTTCACTGGGCCGGCTGGCACAGTTGTCCGCCGCCGAGTGTGCCGATCGGATTGCCGGCTTCCAGACCGCGTTCACGTGGTTGCGCAGCCCGTCCATTGTGACAATCGCGGCTGTTCAGGGACACGCGATCGGCGCCGGCTTCCAGCTCGCGCTGAACTGCGACATGCGTGTCATCGGCGACGACGCGCGGTTCTCGATGGCCGAGGTCGCCCTCGGCCTGGTGCCCGACCTGGGCGGCACGAAACGGCTCACCGAGCTGGTCGGGCCGTCCCGGGCGCTGGAGATCTGCGTGACCGGCCGCCGGATCACGGCGGACGAGGCGGACCGGATCGGCCTGGCCACCGCGGTGGTGCCACGGGCCGAACTGGACGCCGCGGTGTCCGATCTGGCCGCCGCGGTGCTCGCCGGGGACCGCGGTGCGGTCGCTGAGATCAAGGCTCTGCTCGCGGGCGCGCCCCAGCGGTCGTACGCGGAGCAGGACCGGGCGGAACGGGAGGCGCAGACGCGTCGCCTCGCCGATCTGCTGGGGTCCGGCGAGTGA
- a CDS encoding alpha/beta fold hydrolase, with amino-acid sequence MPLAHDVSGSGSAVILLHSTVGDRRMWDPQIPALTAAGYRVIRCDLRGYGDSPIPPGVEWDNATDVADLLDTLGISRTAVIGASGGGRVALEFAARRPERVTALILLCTALRGHEPGPALRAFGDREDALLEAGDIDGATELNVDLWLGPEAGDEERDLVRRMQRHAFDVQLAAEEAEATAQADTAQAATAHAPAAEASTPHAPAAEQAQPAEPPTTTEPAATEPATTEPATTEPDLAVITAPALLVSGAHDLPDFHEIAAHLATRLPHARHEELPWAGHLPSLERPDLTNPLLISFLNEAR; translated from the coding sequence ATGCCTCTCGCTCATGATGTGTCCGGTTCCGGGTCCGCGGTCATCCTTCTTCACTCCACCGTCGGCGACCGCCGGATGTGGGATCCGCAGATTCCGGCGCTGACTGCCGCCGGTTACCGGGTTATTCGCTGTGACCTGCGCGGATACGGCGATTCTCCGATTCCGCCCGGCGTCGAGTGGGACAACGCCACCGACGTCGCCGACCTGCTGGACACGCTCGGCATCTCCCGGACCGCCGTGATCGGCGCCTCCGGTGGCGGCCGGGTCGCGCTGGAGTTCGCCGCCCGCCGGCCGGAACGGGTCACCGCCCTGATCCTGCTCTGCACCGCCCTGCGCGGACACGAGCCCGGTCCCGCCCTGCGCGCCTTCGGTGACCGGGAGGACGCCCTGCTGGAGGCCGGCGACATCGACGGCGCCACCGAGCTCAACGTCGATCTCTGGCTCGGCCCGGAGGCCGGCGACGAAGAACGAGATTTGGTACGGCGGATGCAACGTCACGCCTTCGACGTCCAACTGGCCGCCGAGGAAGCAGAAGCCACCGCCCAAGCAGACACCGCCCAAGCAGCCACCGCCCACGCACCCGCCGCCGAAGCGTCCACTCCGCACGCACCCGCCGCCGAGCAGGCACAGCCCGCAGAGCCGCCGACAACGACCGAGCCCGCGGCGACCGAGCCCGCGACGACCGAGCCCGCGACGACCGAGCCGGATCTCGCCGTGATCACCGCCCCGGCTCTTCTGGTGTCCGGCGCCCACGACCTCCCCGACTTCCACGAGATCGCCGCCCACCTCGCCACCAGGCTCCCCCACGCCCGTCACGAGGAACTCCCCTGGGCCGGCCACCTCCCCAGCCTCGAACGCCCCGACCTCACCAACCCCCTGCTGATCAGTTTTCTGAACGAGGCACGCTAG
- a CDS encoding MFS transporter yields MAVISAGPLRRPFPRPAPTSNRQFAILLAAEGISMLGSRITFVALPWLVLTSTDSALLAGVAGFAEMLPYVLSGLIGGPIVDRVGPRPTAVAADTASVLAVAGIPIFAFYQDTSLTVLILLIALAGALRGFGDAAKRALLPRTIAAAGVSTERGTTLYDGVARASTLIGLPLAGLLIAALGPSTVLLFDAATFGVAALLIGALVRVGAADAAACDEQKEQGYAAALRNGFRYVRADRLILGVMSLLFVTNMFDQAYATVFIPVWVRDGPHGPAALGVVGTAFGLGAVAGNILYTVFATRLPRRLTFGICFFLGGPAQLLALALTDRVWVVLATAAISGALMSTVNPILLAAVYRRIPVHMHGRVISVLISVSWAGIPLGGVLGGWATDVLGLRTAALLAAIGYLAVTAAPFVFPAWQALDRTDPVPKAVAPA; encoded by the coding sequence GTGGCAGTCATTTCCGCGGGTCCGCTGAGGCGCCCCTTTCCGCGGCCCGCGCCGACGAGCAACCGCCAGTTCGCCATCCTCCTCGCCGCCGAGGGCATCTCGATGCTCGGCAGCCGGATCACCTTCGTGGCCCTGCCCTGGCTCGTCCTGACCAGCACCGATTCGGCGCTGCTCGCCGGGGTTGCCGGTTTCGCCGAGATGCTCCCCTACGTTCTCTCCGGTCTCATCGGCGGCCCGATCGTCGACCGGGTCGGCCCGCGACCGACGGCCGTCGCCGCGGACACCGCCAGCGTGCTCGCGGTCGCCGGCATCCCGATCTTCGCCTTCTACCAGGACACCTCTCTCACCGTCCTGATCCTGCTGATCGCCCTGGCCGGCGCGCTGCGAGGCTTCGGGGACGCGGCGAAAAGAGCACTTCTTCCCCGTACGATCGCTGCCGCCGGAGTCTCCACGGAACGCGGAACGACCCTTTACGACGGCGTCGCCCGCGCCTCGACACTGATCGGGCTCCCGCTGGCCGGGCTGCTGATCGCGGCGCTCGGCCCGTCCACCGTGCTGCTCTTCGACGCGGCCACCTTCGGCGTCGCGGCGCTGCTCATCGGCGCCCTCGTCCGGGTCGGCGCGGCGGACGCGGCGGCCTGCGACGAGCAGAAGGAGCAAGGGTACGCGGCCGCGCTGCGCAACGGATTCCGATACGTCCGCGCCGACCGGCTCATCCTCGGCGTGATGTCCCTGCTCTTCGTCACGAACATGTTCGACCAGGCGTACGCCACCGTGTTCATCCCGGTGTGGGTCCGCGACGGCCCGCACGGACCCGCCGCCCTCGGCGTGGTCGGCACCGCGTTCGGCCTCGGCGCGGTCGCCGGCAACATCCTCTACACGGTCTTCGCGACGCGATTACCCCGGCGCCTCACGTTCGGGATCTGCTTCTTCCTCGGCGGGCCTGCGCAGCTGCTGGCCCTCGCTCTCACCGACCGGGTGTGGGTCGTGCTCGCCACGGCGGCGATCTCCGGGGCGCTGATGTCCACGGTGAACCCGATCCTGCTGGCCGCCGTGTACCGCCGCATCCCGGTCCACATGCACGGCCGCGTGATCAGCGTGCTGATCTCGGTGTCCTGGGCGGGCATCCCGCTCGGTGGCGTGCTGGGCGGCTGGGCGACCGACGTGCTGGGCCTGCGGACGGCGGCGCTACTGGCCGCGATCGGTTACCTGGCGGTGACGGCAGCCCCGTTCGTCTTCCCGGCGTGGCAGGCCCTGGACCGGACCGACCCGGTCCCCAAGGCGGTGGCCCCCGCCTGA
- a CDS encoding histidine phosphatase family protein yields the protein MVAELILVRHGQSLANVAFPAADAEDLLETEISGRDAEVPLTPAGEEQAAALGQWLAALPEEHRPQVVITSPYLRARETWRIAAEKSGLDLPEPSTDDRLVDRLMGELELLTRAAVAARFPGEAARRADAGEYEYAPPGGESFADIRVRLSSFLDDLNRDHAGKRVVVVAHDAVVLMMRAVIEDLDWDRVLAVEAESGSVRNASISRFDGSSGRLVLDRYNVIDHLPPA from the coding sequence ATGGTCGCTGAACTGATTCTGGTGCGGCACGGGCAGAGCCTGGCCAACGTCGCCTTCCCCGCCGCGGACGCGGAGGACCTTCTGGAGACCGAGATCAGCGGGCGGGACGCCGAGGTGCCGCTCACCCCGGCCGGCGAGGAGCAGGCCGCGGCGCTCGGTCAATGGCTCGCCGCGCTTCCCGAGGAACACCGGCCGCAGGTGGTGATCACGTCGCCGTACCTGCGGGCCCGGGAGACGTGGCGCATCGCAGCCGAGAAGTCCGGTCTCGATCTGCCGGAGCCGAGCACCGACGACCGGCTCGTCGACCGGCTCATGGGTGAGCTGGAGTTGCTGACCCGGGCGGCGGTCGCGGCGCGTTTCCCCGGCGAGGCGGCCCGGCGGGCGGACGCCGGCGAGTACGAGTACGCGCCCCCGGGCGGCGAGTCGTTCGCCGACATCCGCGTCCGCCTGTCGTCCTTTCTCGACGACCTGAACCGTGATCACGCCGGGAAGCGGGTGGTCGTGGTCGCCCACGACGCGGTCGTACTGATGATGCGCGCCGTCATCGAGGATCTGGACTGGGATCGGGTGCTCGCGGTGGAGGCCGAGTCCGGCAGTGTCCGCAACGCGTCGATCAGCCGCTTCGACGGCTCGTCGGGGCGCCTCGTCCTGGACCGCTACAACGTGATCGACCACCTGCCACCGGCGTGA
- a CDS encoding helix-turn-helix domain-containing protein: protein MAATGTATSTEKGRRIVGSERQSLAKDLVKRYTSGESIRALAASTGRSYGFVHRVLTESGVQLRQRGGARRRKKA, encoded by the coding sequence ATGGCAGCCACTGGCACAGCTACCAGTACTGAGAAGGGTCGTCGAATCGTCGGTAGCGAGCGGCAGTCGCTCGCCAAAGACCTGGTGAAGCGATACACCTCGGGTGAGAGCATCCGGGCACTGGCCGCTTCCACCGGAAGGTCCTACGGATTCGTCCACCGAGTGCTCACCGAATCGGGCGTGCAGTTGCGCCAGCGTGGCGGCGCCCGCCGCCGCAAGAAGGCGTGA
- a CDS encoding LysE family transporter → MSGAFLAGVVAGYGIAVPVGAIGVLIAGLSARTSLRVGAAAGLGAATADGIYALIAVAGGAAVAAMIEPVAVPLRWVGAVVLLALAAWTARGAFRTGAEDISGVRSATALRAYLGVLGLTLLNPATVIYFAALVLGSGGAGGGVWFVVGAFLASASWQLLIAGGGSLVGRVLTGQRGRLITALTSSLVIAVLAVHLLTTG, encoded by the coding sequence ATGAGCGGGGCGTTCCTGGCCGGCGTGGTCGCCGGATACGGGATCGCCGTGCCGGTTGGCGCGATCGGGGTGCTGATCGCCGGGCTGAGCGCGCGAACATCGTTGCGGGTCGGCGCGGCCGCGGGTCTGGGGGCGGCGACGGCTGACGGCATCTACGCGTTGATCGCTGTCGCCGGTGGCGCGGCCGTCGCGGCGATGATCGAGCCGGTGGCTGTTCCGTTGCGGTGGGTGGGAGCGGTGGTGCTGCTCGCGCTGGCCGCGTGGACTGCTCGCGGTGCGTTCCGCACCGGCGCCGAGGACATTTCGGGGGTACGGTCGGCGACCGCTCTCCGGGCATATCTGGGAGTTCTGGGTCTTACGCTGCTGAACCCGGCCACGGTGATCTATTTTGCGGCGCTGGTGCTGGGCAGTGGGGGCGCCGGTGGCGGGGTGTGGTTCGTGGTGGGCGCTTTCCTCGCGTCGGCCAGTTGGCAACTGTTGATCGCTGGTGGTGGGTCGCTGGTGGGGCGTGTGCTGACTGGTCAACGTGGTCGTCTGATCACAGCGTTGACGTCCAGTCTGGTGATCGCGGTCCTGGCCGTGCACCTGCTGACTACAGGTTGA
- a CDS encoding DNA alkylation repair protein gives MSELAGIVMERLTSEFEAARDPGRATGMAAYMRDQFPFLGLPSPIRRARARAALAGLPAPDADDLRAIALACWSRPEREFQQFACDHLAAHVRVPGPGFLDTVAELITTKSWWDTVDPLATHVVAGLVTRHPLLTERMDEWSRVDNMWLVRTAILHQLHYGELTDTSRLFGYCVAQAGHPDFFVRKAIGWALRQYARTDPDAVRTFVAAHREQLSPLSIREAMKHL, from the coding sequence ATGAGCGAGCTTGCCGGGATCGTGATGGAGCGCCTCACGTCCGAGTTCGAGGCGGCCCGCGATCCGGGGCGTGCGACGGGGATGGCCGCCTACATGCGCGACCAATTCCCGTTCCTCGGACTGCCGTCCCCGATCCGCCGCGCCCGGGCCCGCGCCGCGCTGGCCGGACTGCCCGCACCCGATGCCGATGATCTGCGGGCGATCGCGCTGGCGTGCTGGTCCCGCCCGGAGCGAGAGTTCCAGCAGTTCGCCTGCGACCATCTGGCAGCGCACGTACGGGTGCCCGGCCCCGGCTTCCTCGACACCGTCGCCGAGCTGATCACGACGAAGTCGTGGTGGGACACGGTTGATCCACTCGCGACACACGTCGTCGCCGGACTCGTCACGCGCCATCCACTGTTGACCGAGCGCATGGATGAGTGGTCACGTGTTGACAACATGTGGCTGGTGCGGACGGCGATACTGCATCAACTGCACTACGGCGAGTTGACGGACACGTCGCGGCTGTTCGGTTATTGCGTGGCACAGGCGGGTCATCCGGACTTCTTCGTCCGCAAGGCGATCGGCTGGGCGCTGCGCCAATACGCCCGAACCGACCCGGACGCCGTGCGCACATTCGTGGCGGCCCACCGGGAGCAGCTCTCCCCGCTGTCGATCCGGGAGGCCATGAAGCACCTCTGA
- a CDS encoding ABC-F family ATP-binding cassette domain-containing protein has translation MITATGLELRAGARILISPTTLRVQPGDRIGLVGRNGAGKTTTLKVLAGEGIPYAGTVERTSEIGYLPQDPRTGDLNVTGRDRVLSARGLDSILAEMQKLEVELEDSADEKLVRRYGHLEDQFSALGGYGAEAEAARICANLGLPDRALAQTIGTLSGGQRRRIELARILFANSGQNGKGILLLDEPTNHLDQDSIAWLRGYMAQHKGGLIVISHDVELLEAAVNKVWYLDANRSVVDMYNMGWKTYLEARETDERRRRRERANAEKKAGALMAQADKMRAKATKTVAAQNMAKRAEKLLGGLEETRTSDKVAKVRFPNPAPCGKTPLTASGLSKSYGSLEIFTDVDVAVDRGSRVAILGLNGAGKTTLLRMLGGLLEPDTGEVRPGHGLRLGYYAQEHETLDVDRSILDHMRSAASEQTDTELRKILGAFLFSGDDVDKPAGVLSGGEKTRLALATLVCSGANVLLLDEPTNNLDPVSREQVLDAIANYPGAIVLVTHDAGCVQALKPDRAILLPDGDEDAWSDDLLELVELA, from the coding sequence ATGATCACCGCCACCGGACTCGAACTCCGCGCCGGCGCGCGCATCCTGATCTCCCCGACCACCCTGCGGGTGCAGCCCGGAGACCGGATCGGCCTGGTCGGCCGCAACGGCGCGGGCAAGACCACGACGCTGAAGGTCCTGGCCGGCGAGGGGATTCCGTACGCGGGGACCGTCGAGCGGACCAGCGAGATCGGGTACCTCCCGCAGGACCCGCGGACCGGCGACCTGAACGTGACCGGCCGCGACCGGGTCCTCTCCGCCCGCGGCCTGGACAGCATCCTCGCCGAGATGCAGAAACTCGAGGTCGAACTCGAGGACAGCGCCGACGAGAAGCTGGTCCGGCGGTACGGCCACCTGGAGGACCAGTTCTCCGCCCTGGGCGGGTACGGCGCCGAGGCCGAGGCCGCCCGGATCTGCGCGAACCTGGGACTGCCCGACCGGGCGCTGGCGCAGACCATCGGCACCCTCTCCGGCGGTCAGCGCCGCCGGATCGAGCTGGCCCGGATCCTGTTCGCCAACTCCGGGCAGAACGGCAAGGGCATCCTGCTGCTCGACGAGCCGACCAACCACCTCGACCAGGACTCGATCGCCTGGCTGCGCGGTTACATGGCGCAGCACAAGGGCGGCCTCATCGTGATCAGTCACGACGTCGAGCTGCTCGAGGCCGCGGTCAACAAGGTGTGGTACCTGGACGCGAACCGCTCGGTCGTCGACATGTACAACATGGGCTGGAAGACGTACCTGGAGGCGCGGGAGACCGACGAGCGCCGCCGCCGCCGGGAGCGGGCCAACGCGGAGAAGAAGGCCGGCGCGCTGATGGCGCAGGCCGACAAGATGCGGGCGAAGGCGACGAAGACGGTCGCCGCGCAGAACATGGCGAAGCGCGCCGAGAAACTGCTCGGCGGCCTGGAGGAGACCCGGACGTCGGACAAGGTGGCGAAGGTCCGGTTCCCGAACCCGGCCCCGTGCGGCAAGACCCCGCTGACCGCGTCCGGCCTCTCGAAGTCGTACGGATCTCTGGAGATCTTCACGGACGTGGACGTGGCGGTGGACCGGGGATCCCGGGTCGCCATCCTCGGCCTCAACGGCGCCGGTAAGACCACGCTGCTGCGGATGCTCGGCGGCCTGCTGGAGCCGGACACCGGCGAAGTGCGCCCGGGCCACGGCCTGCGGCTGGGCTACTACGCCCAGGAGCACGAGACGCTGGACGTGGACCGGTCGATCCTCGATCACATGCGCAGCGCCGCCTCCGAGCAGACCGACACCGAGCTGCGGAAGATCCTGGGCGCGTTCCTCTTCTCCGGCGACGACGTCGACAAGCCGGCCGGTGTGCTCTCCGGTGGCGAGAAGACCCGGCTGGCCCTGGCCACGCTGGTCTGCTCCGGCGCGAACGTGCTGCTGCTCGACGAGCCGACGAACAACCTCGACCCGGTGAGCCGCGAGCAGGTGCTCGACGCGATCGCCAACTACCCGGGCGCGATCGTGCTCGTCACCCACGATGCCGGCTGCGTGCAGGCGCTCAAGCCGGACCGGGCGATCCTTCTGCCGGACGGCGACGAGGACGCCTGGAGCGACGATCTCCTGGAGCTCGTCGAGCTCGCGTGA